The Nitrospira sp. sequence CCTTTGGGCCATTGTGACTTTCGATCATGCCGTTCTTTGAGAGGACTTGGAGAACCTTCGCCAACAATTCCAACGGAATGTTGTATTCCTCGGCGATCTCTTTCGTGTTCACAACTCTGCCCGGAGTAAGATCCCCGAATTGCACCGAAGCGATGTGTTGGAGCGCCATGAGTGCGTAATCAGCTTTTTTTGAAATCTTTAACATCGCTATTGCCGATCGGTTAGATCGGAGACTATAATGGTCTCCGATCATTCTGGTCGGACTAAGACTAGCACGCATGTTTCTCGAGTGTCAATACGCAGCTAGAGTCTAACGCTATCTCGGAAAGGAATAGGCATATGGGCGGGACGAACCCGTATATTGAGAAGGCAGATTACGAACTTCCCAAAGTCTCCTATACCGTCACATTCATTCAGCCGAATGGAACCTCGACCACCGTTGCCGTCGATCCTGAAAAAATCCCCTACGGCGCCACCGGGTTACCGGGGAGCATTTTAGATATTGCGATGGGTCACGGAATTGATTTGGAACATGTCTGTGGCGGGGTGTGCGCCTGCTCGACCTGTCATGTCATGGTGAAGCAGGGGCTGGAAACCTGCAACGAGGGCACGGACGATGAGTATGATCAGTTGGATGAAGCCCCTATGACGACACTACAGTCTCGTCTGGGATGCCAATGTGTGCCGAATGGAACGAAGGATATCGTTGTTGAAATCCCAGCCGTGAATAAGAATCTCGTCAGAGAGGGACACTGATTTAGTCGTAGGTTTCTATTTTCACTTCCTTCCGGTCGTAACCTTTTTCCTTAAAGTACGCGCGTAAGGGACGGACGAAGGCTTTGGTTCCACAGAGCATGGGAACCACTTTCGGCTGTCCCTGAATCAATGGAGTAAGGACGGACAAGGTTTTCTCCACGGCCTCCCTCTCACCATTCTCCGCGACTAAAGGGAGGTAGCGGAAAGATGAACACTGCACTGCCATCGTGAGCCATTCCTGATGAAACAATATCTCTTTCTCGCTGGGTGACACCGCAATCAATAAGACAGGAGTCTGGAGTTTGGCGAAAAATATCTGTTTCAACAGGCAGCGCATCGGAACAAGACCCGTGTAGCGAGCGATCAACACGAGTTCACGATCGAGGGGTTGGGGAAGGGCGAAATTTCCGTACGGGCCGGACAAGGAAATTTCATCACCGGACTTCAGCTGGCACAGATAATTGGAGCCGAGTCCACCGGGAACACGATCGAAGACCAGCGTCAGCTCTCCATAAGGCGAGGAAGGGTCGGCCATGGAATAGGCGCGATTGAGCGGTGGCTTTGGTCCGACCGGCAATTTGAGAGACACCCATTGTCCCGGCTGAAAAGAAATCTTGGTAGTCTTGGGTTTGATCACCAGTTGACGGACTTGGGGCGTGAGATCAGTGACCGAAAGCACTGTGGCAGGCTGAGAGATTTCCGCCATCCCGACCTCCTGGCATGGTCATATCAGAAGCGGTTCTGAGATGGAAGCGCCGGGGCCAAGTGCAAGGATTTTCACAGCGTGATATAGATGTCGGCGTCGATGACATGCCATGAAGGGATGACGCGATCATGAACCAGGTCCGTGTCCGGTTCGCTCCGAGTCCGACGGGATTTCTCCATATTGGGGGTGTGCGCACAGCCCTCTTCAATTGGCTCTTTGCGCGCCAACAACAGGGGACCTTCATTCTTCGTATCGAGGATACCGATCAAAGCCGGTCGACCGATGAATCGATTCAGGCCATCATCAAGGGGATGGAGTGGGTCGAGCTCGATTGGAATGAAGGTCCGTACCGTCAAACGGAGCGCATGGATTTGTATCGTGACCATGCCATGAAGTTGCTTGAGACAGGGCAGGCGTACTGGTGCGTATGTAAGGCGGAAGAGCTGGAGGCACGACGAAAAGAAGCCGAAGCCAAAGGGTTGTCGCCTCGTTATGACGGCCGCTGCCGCAATTTGGGAATTACTGGCCAAGCGGGGGATGCGGCGCTTCGATTCAAGGCTCCACAAGAGGGTCAGACGGTCATCGATGATTTGATCAAGGGCAAAATTGTGTTCGACAATACCGTGCTGGATGATCTCATCATCCTGAGGTCCAACGGATATCCGACCTATAATTTTTCTGTCGTGGTCGACGATGCGCTGATGCGCATCACGCACGTCGTGCGAGGAGACGACCATCTCACCAACACACCGCGGCAGGTTCCAATTTTTGAGGCGCTGGGGTTTACCATTCCCCGCTTTGGACACCTGCCGATGATTTTAGGATCGGACAAAACCCGGCTCTCCAAACGCCATGGTGCCACCTCGATTATGGCGTACAAAGACATGGGCTATCTCCCCGATGCCATGGTCAATTACCTGGTCCGACTCGGCTGGTCGCACGGTGACCAAGAACTCTTTACCCGGCAGGAGCTGATTGAAAAGTTCTCGTGGGATCATGTGCAGAAGTCGCCCGCCGTCTTCAATCCGGACAAGCTGCTCTGGATGAATGCCGAATACATCAAAACCAGCCCTCCGCACCAGGTTGTGCAAGCGCTCGTGCCATTGTTGGAGCAAGCCGGGTTCAAGACGGAGGTCGGGTCCGTCTCTGATGAATGGCTTGCCCAGCTGGTGGTTTTGGTGAAGGAACGAGCCAAGACGCTGCTCGAAATGGTGGAGTGGGTCAAGCCGTATTTCGGGCAATCCGTTGTCTTCGAAGCGGAAGCGGCAAGAAAGTTTCTGACATCGGCCATCGCTCCGACCCTGAGCAAGCTGACCACACGCTTGGATGCGTTCCCCACCTTCTCCAAATTGGAATGGGAGCACAGCTTCAAGCAGGTGGTTGAGGAAGAAGGCATGAAGATGGGCCAGCTCGCCCAGCCGGTCCGCGTCGCCTTGACCGGACGAACGGCAAGCCCCGGACTGTTTGAGGTGATGGAGATCCTGGGTCGAGAACGGACCCTCTTTCGGCTCCGCGAGGGAATCGAACGCGCAAAAGCCAACCAGGCTTGACGGACCGAGTAGTCGTGTATTACGTTGAACGCCGGTTGGGGGATCGTCTAGCGGTAGGACGTCAGTCTCTGGATCTGACTACCTAGGTTCGATTCCTAGTCCCCCAGCCAATATCTTTTCTCTGCCTTCCCAACCGCGTGTCGCTTCAGTACCGCGCTGGGGGATCGTCTAGCGGTAGGACGCCAGCCTTTGGAGCTGGCTACCTAGGTTCGATTCCTAGTCCCCCAGCCATATCCTCCATTCGGTTGCATCCCCGCTACTTCAACAATGATTGCATGTCGATGACGAACCGGTATTGTACATCGCCTCGCATGACCCGCTCATAGGCCTCATTGACCTGCTGAATGGGGATCAGCTCGATATCCGACTGAATGTGATGTTGTGCGCAGAAATTGAGCATTTCCTGTGTTTCTTTGATCCCGCCGATGAGAGAGCCGGCGAGGCGCCGACGTTTGGAAATGAGCGAGAAGGCCTGGACCGGGGTTGGCCTCTCAGGCGCCCCCACGAGGATCATGGTGCCGTCGGTTTTGAGGAGGTTCAAATAGGCGTTGTAATCGTGCGGGGCCGATACGGTGTCGAGGATGTAGTCGAAATACTTATGCAGCTTGGTAAAGGTCTGGGGATTAGAGGTCACAGCGAAGCTCGTGGCACCCAAGCGCTTCGCGTCTTCCCGTTTCTTCTCCGACGTGCTTAACACCGTCACCTCGGTTCCCATCGCCTTGGCCAGCTTCACCGCCATGTGGCCGAGGCCGCCGAGTCCGACAACCGCCAATTTATGATAGCGACCGACGCCCCACTGGCGCAGGGGCGAGTAGGTCGTAATCCCTGCGCAGAGCAATGGCGCCGCTCCCGCTGGTGAAAGTGTCGAGGGAATATGCAAGACGTAGTTCTCGTCCACGACAATTTGAGTCGAGTAGCCGCCTTGGGTAATCCCACCGGACTTGTCCTGTCCGGCGTA is a genomic window containing:
- the gltX gene encoding glutamate--tRNA ligase; the protein is MNQVRVRFAPSPTGFLHIGGVRTALFNWLFARQQQGTFILRIEDTDQSRSTDESIQAIIKGMEWVELDWNEGPYRQTERMDLYRDHAMKLLETGQAYWCVCKAEELEARRKEAEAKGLSPRYDGRCRNLGITGQAGDAALRFKAPQEGQTVIDDLIKGKIVFDNTVLDDLIILRSNGYPTYNFSVVVDDALMRITHVVRGDDHLTNTPRQVPIFEALGFTIPRFGHLPMILGSDKTRLSKRHGATSIMAYKDMGYLPDAMVNYLVRLGWSHGDQELFTRQELIEKFSWDHVQKSPAVFNPDKLLWMNAEYIKTSPPHQVVQALVPLLEQAGFKTEVGSVSDEWLAQLVVLVKERAKTLLEMVEWVKPYFGQSVVFEAEAARKFLTSAIAPTLSKLTTRLDAFPTFSKLEWEHSFKQVVEEEGMKMGQLAQPVRVALTGRTASPGLFEVMEILGRERTLFRLREGIERAKANQA
- a CDS encoding NAD(P)-dependent alcohol dehydrogenase → MLETKGYAALAAKERLQPFSFERRDVGPHDVLITISHCGICHSDIHQARNEWGISLYPMVPGHEIVGAVSQVGSAVQAFKVGDRAGVGCFVDSCRTCTACREGLEQYCDGGALWTYAGQDKSGGITQGGYSTQIVVDENYVLHIPSTLSPAGAAPLLCAGITTYSPLRQWGVGRYHKLAVVGLGGLGHMAVKLAKAMGTEVTVLSTSEKKREDAKRLGATSFAVTSNPQTFTKLHKYFDYILDTVSAPHDYNAYLNLLKTDGTMILVGAPERPTPVQAFSLISKRRRLAGSLIGGIKETQEMLNFCAQHHIQSDIELIPIQQVNEAYERVMRGDVQYRFVIDMQSLLK
- a CDS encoding 2Fe-2S iron-sulfur cluster binding domain-containing protein, which codes for MGGTNPYIEKADYELPKVSYTVTFIQPNGTSTTVAVDPEKIPYGATGLPGSILDIAMGHGIDLEHVCGGVCACSTCHVMVKQGLETCNEGTDDEYDQLDEAPMTTLQSRLGCQCVPNGTKDIVVEIPAVNKNLVREGH
- a CDS encoding FAD-dependent oxidoreductase, which produces MAEISQPATVLSVTDLTPQVRQLVIKPKTTKISFQPGQWVSLKLPVGPKPPLNRAYSMADPSSPYGELTLVFDRVPGGLGSNYLCQLKSGDEISLSGPYGNFALPQPLDRELVLIARYTGLVPMRCLLKQIFFAKLQTPVLLIAVSPSEKEILFHQEWLTMAVQCSSFRYLPLVAENGEREAVEKTLSVLTPLIQGQPKVVPMLCGTKAFVRPLRAYFKEKGYDRKEVKIETYD